The sequence ATGCTCAGGTTGCCATAGCCAAGAAATGGATGGTCGTCCACGGCAACATGCTCAAGCTTTTTACCAAATTGGGTAAGTTCAACGCTTTCTCCGATCTGGTAAAATCTATCCCTTGCAAATACTAGCTCAACATCGAATCACTCAAAGGCGCAAACCGAGTGAGGGGGTCAGTGCACTATGTGATACATTGCACAGGTGTCAGCAGAGATCGGCCTGCAATCGCCTGCTGACACCGGCCTTGCTAAGTGCGCGATGGACTGCCAGAAATATCACATTCCCAACCTTCATTTGTTCCCCTTCATGCGAAGTTCCCCGGAACCAAAGATCTGCAGCAGTGTGAGTTGTGTGGAAAGAAGCCTCTGTACATTGTGTTGACGATAGCGATCCTTCATACCTATAATTGACAGCAAAGGCGCACCTTTTGACTGTCACGCCAACTGCCAAACCCACTTATTATGAAAGGAGACTCACATGAGTTTTAAGGTAGCACAGCTTGTCAAAACAACCTTTATGCCCGATTATGGCCAGGTATTCAAAGAGGCCGGAGTAGACATCGAAGTAGTGATCAAGATGTGCCGCACTGAGGAGGAAGTGATCTCCACAGCCAGAGACGCTGATGGATTACTGGTCGCCGCCGCGCTTAATGTCCTCTCCGCCAGAGTGCTCCGAGCGCTTCCGAAATGTCGATTCATCCAGAGTATCGGGGTAGGGTATGACGGCATCGATGTGGCAGCGGCAACAGAGCAGGGCATTATGGTGGCCAACATCCCCCACTTCAATGCAGAAGAAGTTTCCGATCATACCATGGCCCTGATTCTGGCCTGCACGCGAAAGATCGTCGCTCTCCACGAAGCAACAAAGGCTGGCAAATGGGACAGCAAGTTTCCGCTTTACATTCTGCGAAATATCTGGCCCGATCTGGCACGCTTGCGGGGACAGACGCTCGGACTGGTGGGATTTGGAACAATCCCTCAGGCTCTGGTTCCCAAAGCGAAGGCCTTTGGAATACACCTGATCACCTATGACCCCTACGCCTCAAAGAGCCTCTGTGACTCATTCGGCGTCGACAAGGTGGAGCACTTGGGCCAGCTCCTTGCGGAATCGGATATAGTCTCGCTGCACACACCGCTTAACGAACAAACCAAGGGAATGATGGGTATGGCGCAGTTCGAACAAATGAAACGCAAGGCTTATCTGATCAATACCGCGCGAGGACCTGTGGTTGACACCCAGGCCCTCCATCAGGCTCTGGTCAAGGGCTTGCTGGCCGGAGCGGCCCTGGATGTGACAGAGCCGGAGCCCATAAACATCGATAACCCCCTGCTGAAGCTGGATAACGTCATTATCACCGCTCACAGCGCTGGGGCTTCACGGCAAGCCATCTTTGATGGCTGCAAGGTGGCAGGGGAAGAGATGATCAACGTGCTGATCAAGAAACAATGGCCCTTCGGCCTGGTGAATCCGCAAGTCAAAGAGAAGTACCAGGAAAAATGGGGAAGGTGAAATCCGCCTGTCCGGCGTCTCTCAAGTGATTTCAACGCCTTAAACCGTGTGGAGCCTCGACCTGTGGATTCCTGAACCTCCGCAGGTCGAGGCTTCAGTTTTGCTTGCCGTTAGTGCTCTGCGGAGCAACCAGTTTGAAGGAACGCTTGTAACTTTTCAAGTTCAAGGTTGTTTCATAACGAACCACCCCGGGAATCCGGCCCAGCTTTTGCATCGCAAAATCACACATGTCACCCCGGTCTTTAAATGTCGCCGCAACGCTCAGCTGAAACCCTCCGGTGAGCATCACAATGTGGGTGACGTTAGGATAGCGGGCGAGTTCGTCAACAACCTCATCGAGTTTGGCGGGATTGATCTTCAGCTGCAGCATCGCCCATAGTTTGTAGCCCAGCGCATCCAGATCCGGGATGCTGACAATACGCATGATGCCTTGAGAGCGCAGCGCTTGCATCTTCTTACTCACAGTGGCTCTGCTGGTACCCAGCTTTTGGGCCAGTTGTGAGATGCTTTCCCTGGGATTCAACTCTAACTCTCCGATCAAAGATATGTCCAGTGGATCCAGCCGATAGCCATTGGTTCTGCGATCGCCATGGAAAGCCTCACCGCCTGCATACGATAAGTGTTTGAATGGCTTGAGGACCAGCACAGTTTCAGTGTTAGTGATCTCCGGGATGCTGTTGATATCCCGGGCAATAAAATCTGAAAGTTCCTCAAAGTCTCGGATGGGTAAAGAGGCTATGATATCGCAACTTCCAGTCGTGGCAACAATGGTCTGGATGTTCGGCAAGGACGCCAGTTGAGTTGCCACAGCATCCACTTTGCCGGGAGCAGTAGTGATCCTGAGGGTTGCCAGTGTCAGATATCCCAAAGCGTGAGGATCGGTTATGGTAACGAAGGATACCAATCCCCTATCCACTAAATTCTGCATCCGGCGGCGCACTGTCTTGTTGCTCGTGCCCAGCGTTGCGGCCAGATTCAGATAACTCTTTCTGGCGTCGCTCTCCAACTCTCTGATCAACAAGCGATCAAATTCGTCCAGATCCTCTCTCACAACTTGTTCGCTCATATAAACCACTCCACTTACATCGACAGGATCGTCAACCTCCACAAAACCGCGCCGGCGAAGATGGTCAACGATTGCTCTTTCCCGATTACAAAATAGACCCTAGCCCTGAATCCATTACACCGCGAGGCGAGTCTTAGCGATGTGAGAGAACCTGCGGATTTGCCCCCATTATCGGCTCATCTCAGGTGTAAGCTCAGCAATTGGTTGAACTCGTACAGTATTTTATAGCAGATTGTCCAAAATATCAACCTGAACTATACCGCAGCTACCATCAGTACAACCTGCACTACTATATGTTACCAAATATGTCATATTTTATATGACTGATCTATCCACGGCTAGTTTGATTCCACTGCAGTCAGGCGTACATTAAGCGTGTTCAATCGGAATATCATCGCTGTTGGGGAAAAAGAAAGCCAGAGAGGCTTGCAGAGGATTTTGCGGTAAGCGGTTGGTGACCGGCATCCCGGGGTACTGAGTGACAGAACGTACTTGTGTTCCTTATTGCGACCTTCAGCCTATAGCTCTGGTAGGGATATCCCTCAAGGGAGAGGGATATCCCTACCAAGATTAACACTCACCTGTTACCTGGAAATCTAATGGTTACTATTCTACCGCGGTAAGCGCCCCGCCTGTATACAATACAATTTGTCCCACGTTGTTGTGGGTACCGTCAGCATTGATCTTGAATGGCCCTACCGGAGAGTCCTCCCAGACAAAGTTTCCTGAGCGAGCCGCCTTCTGGATATCGGCAGGCTTATCCGATCCAGCCTTCTCTATGGCTTTCAGGCCTACCCAAATGGTCTGATACATCACTTCGTGGCCTGATGTAGGACGCTCGTTTGGATATTGCGCAGTCCAAGCATCCTGAAACACTTGGGATCCGGGATAAGGCAGGCCGGGCATCCATAGAAGCCAATGGTATGTGCCCTCAGCTCCTGCCTCTTTTAAGGCCGGCCCGGTGGATGACACGCTGGTACACACAACCTTGATATCGCCCCAGCCACCCAGTCCAGGGATCTG is a genomic window of Dehalococcoidia bacterium containing:
- a CDS encoding C-terminal binding protein, which produces MSFKVAQLVKTTFMPDYGQVFKEAGVDIEVVIKMCRTEEEVISTARDADGLLVAAALNVLSARVLRALPKCRFIQSIGVGYDGIDVAAATEQGIMVANIPHFNAEEVSDHTMALILACTRKIVALHEATKAGKWDSKFPLYILRNIWPDLARLRGQTLGLVGFGTIPQALVPKAKAFGIHLITYDPYASKSLCDSFGVDKVEHLGQLLAESDIVSLHTPLNEQTKGMMGMAQFEQMKRKAYLINTARGPVVDTQALHQALVKGLLAGAALDVTEPEPINIDNPLLKLDNVIITAHSAGASRQAIFDGCKVAGEEMINVLIKKQWPFGLVNPQVKEKYQEKWGR
- a CDS encoding Lrp/AsnC family transcriptional regulator produces the protein MSEQVVREDLDEFDRLLIRELESDARKSYLNLAATLGTSNKTVRRRMQNLVDRGLVSFVTITDPHALGYLTLATLRITTAPGKVDAVATQLASLPNIQTIVATTGSCDIIASLPIRDFEELSDFIARDINSIPEITNTETVLVLKPFKHLSYAGGEAFHGDRRTNGYRLDPLDISLIGELELNPRESISQLAQKLGTSRATVSKKMQALRSQGIMRIVSIPDLDALGYKLWAMLQLKINPAKLDEVVDELARYPNVTHIVMLTGGFQLSVAATFKDRGDMCDFAMQKLGRIPGVVRYETTLNLKSYKRSFKLVAPQSTNGKQN